The proteins below are encoded in one region of Paramisgurnus dabryanus chromosome 2, PD_genome_1.1, whole genome shotgun sequence:
- the wdr97 gene encoding WD repeat-containing protein 97, translated as MENLRAKCLPNPFSSRPVNGVQSCEIWTDSKKNMSDEDDKPSILTHGLLHVLHLSLKDDVCHMTCAEGAAGFASLHSSSHVQFYYPDGRLRGPFCNPSLIFTGLTFTHIPGRLVGWGPGPILTLLDAELKPIAHAAEPLDVRVCKVLEQSNELISGGMGNICVWCLTCMVSRKRVVEGLGTHIVVTQLALVPSRAQWGPRILAAYGGAVVVVDLAEGCVVEHQKSLHLREITGLVYCPFTDNVVTASDTTIKVWGPDWELQMTFVGHTDHITSLVLCPVSGMLLSSSLDGTLRCWRIEVGDQVQAVSIPEGSMPPMAMGGPDSAGTFFSYSSNSVDLWRFNCLYHLHCRLDETLGGCIHHISIPPCPSSFPECVVCIHGNSNVTVFATQTGSVLARFQAKERIRCADYCVPKEILLVLTEDGVVTTLSTLTSPVTTLDEWHRIEQWDWLGGQVKANIGKVCCMVLYSKSTDAQEEWKSLQINAKNRFLVMLGHCGGSVSVLNMHSGKVLYRISAHNNQDITSIQAYPDNGYLLTTGEDKALLVWSVSPSAQQCLSLHFSVCCDLPPLRSALMGTQLIIVLQDPENDIYRLVQYSLDSQSRSESTPNEDHLNKITGLCACHQLNVFASSSQDGTVRIWDKQNRLLGILELNAEPECLAYCQKTGDQLLGITGDLYRIPCAQLLPQKGDKDFEPLKSWFPTTSCKCSRESCHVAKEESPEMLSPKKDTDFEALMARHKDLESLLKGEVECKRRKTASMQTKQEAFNNYMRLLYMKPPDIKIPKEDLFDVNAELFPPKLAEPCPLTTPSFTEGFFPNHSLAKRLNSPYKQASLGFIPNSVVIARLWPDIKVEKVTPRTNRWRTYHDSGHERENKPDEVYNEEEKEEETPNMHLTPTIETPPKMESLHSPPPVVEKVIYLFSPPKPLPPIKLPTPPPAPLSPIPVPPSPTPIPPSPVPASPPKRTTPLPLLPPSLHLPEFLMQFVNEQWFQRMFPDLTCISSSLNPKDFCVHLLDFMIQCSMAQKKSILNALLLLIQQEVLSKESLSKGLLVCLQNCIHTNMSREDQHFVGELLNLWLYVSPDSFDTVVELLAILADKRVDLQGLVLCVLQRLGVDEAELWLCPELEPWSSLIKDDPKQHQSLRDMATHWLSTWTRKYKVHTGSVFLHSKGKNTVITPVEVLQYFCSVQRSKQARPPPPPPEGRKDTVLVDSGLPRLKHIQRLGETYSMSRIREPQGLLLPPLPYRPELMGFTRFLSLPMAYVTLSPFPLSLDFRYSKKPSQHKYFFLERSYVHYYR; from the exons ATGGAGAACTTACGAGCCAAGTGTTTGCCAAATCCGTTTTCATCTCGACCAGTCAATGGAGTACAAAGCTGTGAAATATGGACAGACAGCAAGAAAAAT ATGAGTGATGAGGATGATAAACCCAGCATTCTCACCCATGGTCTTCTTCACGTTCTGCACCTCTCCTTAAAAGATGATGTGTGTCATATGACCTGTGCTGAGGGTGCAGCGGGCTTTGCTAGTCTCCACAGCAGCAGCCATGTGCAGTTTTATTATCCTGATGGCCGCCTTAGGGGTCCATTTTGTAACCCATCCCTCATATTCACTGGCCTAACCTTCACTCACATCCCAGGCAGACTTGTTGGCTGGGGTCCTGGGCCCATTCTTACTCTACTAGATGCAGAACTAAAACCCATTGCTCATGCTGCGGAGCCCCTGGATGTGAGAGTTTGCAAG GTTTTAGAGCAGTCTAATGAACTAATCTCAGGTGGGATGGGAAACatatgtgtttggtgcctcaCATGCATGGTGTCTCGCAAACGAGTGGTGGAGGGTTTGGGGACACACATTGTAGTTACACAACTAGCACTGGTTCCAAGTAGGGCTCAGTGGGGTCCTAGGATACTGGCTGCATATGGAGGAGCTGTGGTTGTGGTGGATCTTGCGGAGGGATGCGTCGTGGAGCACCAAAAGAGCCTGCATTTAAG GGAAATCACAGGTTTGGTCTACTGCCCCTTTACAGATAATGTAGTCACTGCATCAGACACAACAATCAAAGTCTGGGGACCAGACTGGGAGCTTCAAATGACCTTTGTAGGACACACTG ATCATATTACCTCTCTAGTTCTTTGTCCTGTCTCTGGCATGTTGCTGTCATCTTCTCTTGATGGTACTTTAAGATGCTGGAGAATAGAAGTTGGAGACCAGGTCCAGGCTGTATCTATTCCTGAAGGCTCTATGCCTCCCATGGCCATGGGTGGCCCAGACAGTGCTGGCACCTTTTTCTCATACTCCTCAAACAGTGTGGATCTCTGGAGGTTCAACTGCCTCTACCATCTGCACTGCAGACTGGATGAAACCCTGGGAGGATGTATCCATCATATCTCCATCCCACCATGCCCCTCTTCCTTTCCAGAATGTGTAGTTTGTATCCATGGAAACAGCAATGTGACAGTATTTGCGACACAGACAGGTTCAGTGCTCGCAAGATTCCAGGCCAAGGAAAGAATAAGGTGTGCCGATTATTGTGTGCCTAAGGAAATTTTATTAGTCTTAACTGAGGACGGGGTGGTGACTACTTTAAGTACATTGACCAGTCCAGTAACTACCCTGGATGAGTGGCACCGGATAGAGCAATGGGACTGGTTGGGTGGACAAGTGAAGGCAAATATAGGCAAGGTATGCTGCATGGTATTATACAGTAAGAGTACAGATGCACAGGAAGAATGGAAATCTTTGCAAATCAATGCAAAAAACAG ATTTCTAGTCATGCTGgggcattgtggtggttctgtGTCTGTGCTCAATATGCATTCGGGCAAAGTCTTGTACAGAATCTCTGCTCATAACAACCAAGATATCACCAGCATACAGGCTTATCCTGACAATGGTTACCTACTGACTACAG GTGAAGATAAGGCTCTGCTTGTTTGGAGTGTGTCCCCATCTGCACAGCAGTGTTTAAGCCTCCATTTTAGTGTGTGTTGTGATCTGCCTCCTCTTCGGTCAGCACTGATGGGAACTCAGCTCATCATTGTCTTACAAGATCCAGAGAATGACATCTATAGGCTGGTGCAATACAGCTTAGATAGCCAGAGCCGATCTGAAAGCACACCTAATGAAGACCATCTTAATAAAATCACAG GTCTTTGTGCATGTCATCAGTTGAATGTGTTTGCTTCAAGTAGTCAAGATGGAACTGTACGGATCTGGGATAAGCAAAATCGCCTTCTCGG GATTCTTGAGCTGAATGCAGAGCCTGAGTGTTTGGCATACTGTCAAAAAACTGGAGACCAACTTTTAGGTATCACTGGAGATCTCTACAGAATCCCCTGCGCGCAGCTACTACCACAG AAAGGTGATAAAGACTTTGAACCACTCAAGTCCTGGTTCCCAACCACGAGCTGCAAATGCAG CAGAGAGAGTTGTCATGTTGCTAAAGAGGAGAGTCCAGAAATGCTCAGTCCCAAAAAGGACACA GACTTTGAGGCACTTATGGCAAGACATAAAGATCTGGAATCCTTGCTGAAAGGAGAGGTTGAGTGCAAGAGGAGAAAAACAGCCAGTATGCAAACCAAACAAGAGGCGTTCAATAACTACATGCGTCTACTGTACATGAAACCCCCTGATATAAAA ATTCCAAAAGAAGACTTGTTTGATGTGAATGCTGAACTATTTCCACCTAAACTTGCTGAGCCCTGTCCCCTGACCACTCCATCATTTACAGAGGGCTTCTTCCCCAACCACAGCTTGGCTAAGAGACTAAATTCCCCTTATAAACAG GCCTCGCTAGGTTTCATTCCCAACTCTGTGGTTATAGCACGACTATGGCCTGATATTAAGGTGGAGAAAGTCACTCCACGTACAAACCGCTGGAGAACTTACCATGACTCAGGACATGAGAGAGAA AACAAACCAGATGAAGTGTATAATGAAGAGGAGAAGGAGGAGGAAACGCCCAACATGCATCTTACACCCACCATAGAAACTCCACCTAAAATGGAGAGTCTTCATTCACCCCCACCAGTGGTAGAGAAAGTCATATACCTCTTCAGT CCACCAAAGCCCCTTCCCCCAATAAAGCTCCCTACACCTCCTCCTGCCCCACTTTCACCCATCCCTGTCCCACCTTCACCCACCCCTATACCCCCCTCACCTGTCCCTGCATCACCACCTAAACGGACCACACCTTTACCCCTTCTACCTCCCTCCTTACATCTGCCAGAGTTCCTCATGCAGTTTGTGAACGAGCAGTGGTTTCAGAGGATGTTTCCTGATCTGACT TGTATCTCAAGTTCTCTAAACCCCAAGGACTTCTGTGTGCATTTGCTGGACTTCATGATCCAATGCAGCATGGCTCAGAAGAAAAGCATTCTGAATGCACTACTTTTGCTAATACAACAGGAGGTGTTAAGCAAAGAGTCCCTTAGCAAAGGATTATTGGTTTGCCTGCAAAACTGCATTCACACAAACATG TCAAGGGAGGATCAGCATTTTGTTGGTGAGCTGCTGAATTTGTGGTTGTATGTGAGTCCGGACAGCTTTGACACGGTTGTGGAACTACTCGCTATATTAGCAGATAAAAGAGTTGATCTTCA GGGTTTAGTTTTGTGTGTGCTGCAGAGGTTGGGTGTGGATGAAGCCGAACTGTGGCTATGTCCAGAACTTGAACCTTGGAGCTCTCTGATCAAAGATGACCCTAAGCAGCACCAGAGCCTTCGAGACATGGCCACACACTGGCTTTCTACATGGACAAGAAAGTACAAG GTGCACACCGGGTCAGTGTTCCTCCACAGTAAAGGAAAAAATACTGTGATCACTCCTGTAGAGGTGCTCCAATATTTCTGTTCTGTACAAAGAAGCAAACAGGCTCGGCCACCCCCACCTCCACCTGAGGGAAGGAAAGACACTGTCTTGGTGGATTCTGGCTTACCTAG acTGAAGCATATACAGCGCCTGGGAGAGACATACAGTATGTCTAGGATAAGGGAGCCTCAAG GACTTCTGCTGCCACCATTGCCATATCGACCAGAGTTGATGGGTTTCACACGGTTTCTCTCTCTTCCAATGGCATATGTCACACTTTCTCCATTTCCCCTTTCTTTGGACTTTCGCTACTCAAAGAAACCTTCCCAACACAAATACTTTTTCCTGGAACGCTCTTACGTACATTATTacagataa